In Fibrobacter succinogenes, a genomic segment contains:
- a CDS encoding 2-oxoacid:acceptor oxidoreductase family protein, translated as MSVINVKFAGLGGTGVIKASDVMAELVFEQGYDVKKAEVHGMSQRGGSIASDVRFAKDEEVQSPMIPTGEADYLVVFDETQVVVNEAYMKQGGVLLTPADIDVSKLENVKALNVAMLGKLSKYFDFTVEQWTVALNKLFAEKFHEGNKKAFMLGREG; from the coding sequence ATGAGCGTAATTAACGTTAAATTTGCAGGCCTCGGTGGCACAGGTGTTATCAAGGCTAGTGACGTGATGGCCGAACTTGTTTTCGAACAAGGTTATGACGTGAAGAAGGCCGAAGTCCATGGCATGAGCCAGCGCGGCGGTTCCATCGCTTCTGACGTCCGCTTTGCGAAGGATGAAGAAGTTCAGTCCCCGATGATCCCGACCGGCGAAGCCGACTACCTCGTCGTCTTTGACGAAACGCAGGTTGTCGTGAACGAAGCCTACATGAAGCAGGGTGGCGTGCTCCTCACGCCGGCTGACATCGATGTTTCCAAGCTCGAAAACGTGAAGGCTTTGAACGTCGCCATGCTCGGCAAGCTCTCCAAGTACTTCGACTTCACCGTCGAACAGTGGACCGTCGCTTTGAACAAGCTCTTCGCTGAAAAGTTCCACGAAGGCAACAAGAAGGCGTTCATGCTTGGCCGCGAAGGCTAA
- a CDS encoding thiamine pyrophosphate-dependent enzyme — MPAFDPNAKKMLISGNEAISLSMRHCNVQLAAGYPGTPSTEILEDYSELGGYAQWAPNEKVAAEVALGAAFGHARSVVTMKMVGLNVASDVLYTATYTGVDGGMVWIVADDPGQGSSQNEQDTRNHAKASVCPMFEPSNSQEAYDFFRIAMQTSEKFKIPVILRMTTRVDHSKSIVVPKEELPAMVPNFERNIAQHVMVPGFSKPAGRRLRAKMDEMEAWNVAEGPNKVEMRSADFGIIVSGISYHHVREAAPEASILKLGMTYPLPMQLIKDFAKKFEGKRLMVIEENDPWLAENIKAAGIQCESKFDPIFRFGELDVNRVRRIIAGDKSPDPVPVKGKPPMLCPGCPHRSSFAVLKELDCIVSGDIGCYTLAALPPISAMDYMIDMGAAIGMGIGLRNVLPREQAKRVVSVIGDSTFVHSGITGLVEAGYNRPETGHVVIILDNSITAMTGQQEHPGTGRHLDHSPAYKLDYGAIAKTAGFDNVYEVNQVKEPEEFKRLVKESLEKDELTLIVAKSPCILALKSILAWDKANKEKAEKALAEAEAAAKKNGNI, encoded by the coding sequence ATGCCAGCTTTTGATCCAAATGCGAAAAAGATGCTGATTTCGGGTAACGAAGCCATTTCCCTTTCCATGCGTCATTGCAATGTGCAGCTTGCCGCAGGTTATCCGGGAACTCCGTCCACCGAAATCTTGGAAGATTACTCTGAACTGGGTGGCTATGCCCAGTGGGCTCCGAACGAAAAGGTCGCTGCCGAAGTTGCTCTCGGTGCCGCTTTTGGTCACGCTCGCAGTGTTGTCACCATGAAGATGGTTGGCTTGAATGTGGCAAGTGATGTTCTCTATACTGCAACTTACACGGGTGTCGATGGTGGCATGGTGTGGATTGTTGCCGATGACCCGGGTCAGGGCAGCTCCCAGAACGAACAGGATACGCGTAACCACGCGAAGGCATCCGTTTGCCCGATGTTCGAACCATCCAACTCTCAGGAAGCATACGACTTCTTCCGCATCGCCATGCAGACGAGCGAAAAGTTCAAGATTCCTGTCATCCTCCGCATGACCACCCGTGTAGATCATTCCAAGTCTATCGTCGTGCCGAAGGAAGAACTCCCGGCTATGGTGCCGAACTTCGAACGCAATATCGCCCAGCACGTGATGGTACCGGGATTTTCCAAGCCGGCTGGCCGTCGCCTCCGCGCCAAGATGGACGAAATGGAAGCCTGGAACGTTGCCGAAGGCCCGAACAAGGTCGAAATGCGCAGCGCTGATTTCGGTATCATCGTCAGCGGCATCAGCTACCACCACGTTCGTGAAGCCGCTCCGGAAGCAAGTATCCTCAAGCTCGGCATGACCTACCCGCTGCCGATGCAGCTCATCAAGGATTTCGCGAAGAAGTTCGAAGGCAAGCGCCTCATGGTCATCGAAGAAAACGACCCGTGGCTTGCTGAAAACATCAAGGCCGCAGGCATCCAGTGCGAAAGCAAGTTTGACCCGATTTTCCGCTTTGGTGAACTCGACGTGAATCGCGTCCGCCGCATTATCGCTGGCGACAAGAGCCCGGATCCGGTTCCGGTCAAGGGTAAGCCGCCTATGCTTTGCCCGGGCTGCCCGCACCGCAGCTCCTTCGCAGTTCTCAAGGAACTCGACTGCATCGTTTCCGGTGACATCGGCTGCTACACGCTCGCCGCTCTTCCGCCGATTAGCGCCATGGACTACATGATTGACATGGGTGCCGCTATCGGTATGGGTATCGGCCTCCGCAACGTGCTCCCGCGCGAACAGGCAAAGCGCGTTGTCTCCGTGATTGGGGACTCTACGTTTGTTCACAGCGGTATTACTGGTCTTGTGGAAGCGGGTTACAACCGCCCGGAAACCGGCCACGTCGTCATCATTCTCGACAACAGCATCACCGCTATGACCGGTCAGCAGGAACATCCGGGTACGGGCCGTCACCTCGACCACTCTCCGGCATACAAGCTCGACTACGGTGCCATTGCAAAGACCGCCGGTTTCGACAACGTCTACGAAGTGAACCAGGTCAAGGAACCGGAAGAATTCAAGCGCCTCGTGAAGGAATCCCTTGAAAAGGACGAACTCACGCTCATCGTCGCGAAGAGCCCGTGCATTCTCGCTCTCAAGAGCATCCTCGCTTGGGACAAGGCTAACAAGGAAAAGGCAGAAAAGGCCCTCGCCGAAGCAGAAGCCGCTGCCAAGAAGAATGGAAACATTTAA
- a CDS encoding FprA family A-type flavoprotein: MIVSDFSENIKFVGVDDREIDLFEGQYKVPDGISYNSFVIFDEKIAVTDSVDAHKVSEWLQNIENALQGKTPDYLIVHHLEPDHAGGFLEFIKKYPDATIAASAKALAFIPQFFKLPEGTKTLTLKDGDTLSLGKHTLKFIAAPMVHWPEVLLSYDESEKLLFSADAFGTFGLSGKLGEDWVSEARRYYINIVGKYGMQVQSVLKKLAGIEVKTICPLHGPVITDNLNFYIDKYNTWSSYTPETQGVFVAYAGVYGHTAEAAKKLAESLREKGVDVTIMDLARTYSSETVAQAFRYSHLAVCATTLDAGLFPAAEKFLTHIKAKNYCNRKVGIVENGTWAPMAAKKMHEILDTLKNVTFCETTVTLKSALDETSAAKLEELAVEFAKDLGK; encoded by the coding sequence ATGATTGTTTCAGATTTTAGTGAAAACATCAAGTTTGTCGGTGTGGATGATCGCGAGATTGATCTTTTTGAAGGGCAGTATAAAGTTCCCGATGGAATTTCTTACAATTCTTTTGTGATTTTTGATGAAAAGATTGCTGTGACGGACTCGGTCGATGCACACAAAGTATCGGAATGGTTGCAGAATATCGAAAACGCATTGCAGGGCAAAACGCCCGACTACTTGATTGTCCACCATTTGGAACCCGACCACGCTGGCGGTTTTCTCGAATTCATCAAGAAGTACCCGGACGCAACTATCGCCGCATCTGCAAAAGCGCTTGCGTTCATTCCGCAGTTCTTTAAGCTCCCCGAAGGCACAAAAACGCTTACGCTCAAGGATGGCGACACGCTTTCGCTCGGCAAGCACACGCTAAAGTTTATCGCAGCCCCGATGGTCCATTGGCCCGAAGTCTTGCTCAGCTACGATGAATCCGAAAAGCTTCTGTTCTCGGCAGACGCATTCGGCACATTCGGACTTTCTGGAAAACTCGGCGAAGACTGGGTCAGCGAAGCGAGACGTTACTACATCAACATCGTCGGGAAATACGGCATGCAGGTACAGAGCGTTTTGAAGAAGCTCGCCGGTATCGAAGTCAAGACGATTTGCCCGTTGCACGGTCCCGTTATTACGGACAATTTAAACTTCTACATTGACAAGTACAACACTTGGAGCAGCTACACGCCTGAAACGCAGGGCGTGTTCGTCGCATACGCAGGCGTTTACGGTCACACGGCAGAAGCCGCAAAGAAGCTCGCCGAATCGCTCCGCGAAAAAGGCGTTGACGTGACGATTATGGATTTGGCCCGCACGTATTCTTCGGAGACGGTCGCACAGGCGTTCCGCTACAGCCATCTCGCCGTATGCGCAACAACGCTTGATGCAGGCCTCTTCCCCGCTGCCGAAAAGTTCCTCACGCACATCAAGGCGAAAAACTACTGCAACCGTAAAGTCGGCATTGTCGAAAACGGCACTTGGGCTCCGATGGCCGCAAAGAAAATGCACGAGATTCTCGACACGCTCAAGAACGTGACATTCTGCGAAACGACGGTCACGCTCAAGTCCGCACTCGACGAGACTTCAGCCGCGAAGCTCGAAGAACTCGCCGTAGAATTCGCGAAGGATTTGGGGAAATAG
- a CDS encoding SUMF1/EgtB/PvdO family nonheme iron enzyme, producing the protein MNILKIKMSALCVFFCIACSLFCTACSDKEKYIALKRDSLKAETWLEVEKNEIVKICIDSKVRVWNTTLDSIVLGESCLKVRVPTLIGVSTINVKFFDTDSFHKINLAVGMKYLDFKNEEVLIGYNEFRGKDSVLKRIISNNPVEEDPERLISVTGSYLVDKYPVTNCEITQLMWDSISMEPSLANSRLQKYANQWMERKKRSERNKNCMPKDTAACTVFLLQAMKYANARSIREGLKPYYKFSKTDEQEEQKILSKGHYIIGFFDLSKSKDRLIQVTVDKSSDGYRLPYYDEWMIFARGGDKKIVHLGETLLLHLKKLPNTLDLTHGKNLKFQNPWDNCFQMDMAYTTYLVLLKNMFYLKKKILFDFLKVDRLV; encoded by the coding sequence ATGAATATCTTGAAAATAAAAATGTCGGCTTTATGTGTGTTTTTCTGCATTGCTTGTTCATTGTTTTGTACAGCCTGCTCGGATAAGGAAAAATATATCGCTTTAAAACGTGATTCATTAAAAGCCGAAACTTGGCTTGAAGTTGAAAAAAACGAAATTGTAAAAATCTGCATAGACTCCAAAGTACGAGTATGGAATACTACGCTAGATTCTATAGTTCTTGGTGAATCTTGTTTGAAAGTTCGAGTTCCAACGCTTATTGGTGTTAGCACAATCAATGTGAAGTTTTTCGACACTGATAGTTTCCACAAAATCAATTTAGCGGTCGGGATGAAGTATCTGGATTTCAAGAATGAAGAGGTTCTCATAGGTTATAACGAATTCAGAGGAAAAGACTCTGTATTAAAACGGATAATAAGCAACAATCCAGTTGAAGAAGATCCTGAAAGACTTATATCAGTTACAGGTTCTTATTTAGTAGATAAGTACCCAGTAACAAACTGTGAAATCACACAATTAATGTGGGATTCGATTTCTATGGAACCATCTCTTGCAAATTCAAGACTTCAAAAATACGCAAATCAATGGATGGAAAGGAAAAAAAGAAGTGAACGAAACAAAAATTGCATGCCCAAAGATACTGCTGCGTGTACAGTTTTCTTGCTACAAGCGATGAAGTATGCAAACGCACGTAGCATTAGAGAAGGACTAAAACCGTATTATAAATTTTCTAAAACAGACGAACAAGAAGAACAAAAAATTTTATCAAAAGGTCATTATATTATTGGCTTTTTTGATTTAAGTAAGAGTAAAGACCGGTTAATCCAAGTTACTGTAGATAAATCATCTGATGGATATAGGCTTCCTTATTATGATGAATGGATGATATTTGCTCGTGGCGGAGATAAAAAAATAGTGCACCTTGGGGAGACTCTTCTGTTACATTTGAAGAAGCTTCCAAATACGCTCGATTTGACACATGGCAAGAATTTGAAGTTTCAGAACCCGTGGGACAATTGCTTCCAAATGGATATGGCCTATACGACATATTTGGTCTTGTTGAAGAACATGTTTTATTTGAAGAAAAAAATCCTTTTCGATTTCTTAAAGGTCGACCGTCTTGTTTAA
- a CDS encoding SUMF1/EgtB/PvdO family nonheme iron enzyme — protein MMNVLKITISALGIFLCMACTLFCTACSDREKYIVLNRSSLNAETWLEVEKNETVKICIDSKVQVWNTTLDSIVLGESCLKVRVPTLIGVYPINVKFFDTDSSHKINLAVGMKYLNFKNEEVLLGYNKITGIYQKIEDPERLEVITGSYLVDKYPVTNCEITQLMWDSIPTNPSFGKGRLKKYAEEWALRKKNSERNKNCISKDTAASIIFLLQAMKYANARSVREGLKPYYKFSKAFISESKILSKGHFVTGFYSFHDHEDVFIKVTIDSSSDGYRLPYYDEWMMFARGGDKKNKAPWGDSSATFEEASKYARFDSWVQFGKSEPVGQLKPNGYGLYDIFGLVWEHVLFEKKNHFSYLKNRPSCLKGGDNHIKKNPNDYPFDEATDWKNANYGLYEPNYNGGYPGGFRLIRNIGNNAKWNENKTDESNSDSSSQKGKVEIDKSEILVESLPLILGTDSKPKVDSAVVRKGKVLLTGLVSVTSSNIVYGNLQENGTVAPEIPAIPLINAIPNDWIRSYFANSNFARVAKVYVKKSPKTRKKSLKVRLNLWKEDKTPYDFKPVNLVLYRNGEEKGYYIYQTMTNSKGKPLLFTKNEDDAGNYEDAVILCIKDSTDRFYYELLK, from the coding sequence ATGATGAATGTCTTGAAAATAACAATATCGGCTTTAGGTATATTCCTCTGCATGGCTTGCACACTATTTTGTACAGCGTGCTCAGATAGGGAAAAATATATCGTTTTAAACCGCAGCTCATTAAATGCCGAAACTTGGCTCGAAGTTGAGAAAAACGAGACCGTCAAAATTTGCATCGACTCAAAAGTACAAGTATGGAATACTACGCTAGATTCTATTGTTCTTGGTGAATCCTGTTTGAAAGTTCGAGTTCCGACGCTTATAGGAGTCTATCCAATTAATGTGAAGTTTTTCGACACTGATAGTTCCCACAAAATCAATTTAGCGGTCGGGATGAAGTACTTAAATTTCAAGAATGAAGAAGTGCTATTAGGGTATAACAAAATCACAGGGATATATCAGAAAATAGAAGACCCGGAAAGGTTAGAGGTAATAACAGGATCGTACCTAGTAGATAAATATCCCGTAACAAACTGCGAGATTACGCAATTGATGTGGGACAGCATACCAACGAACCCTTCCTTTGGGAAAGGAAGATTAAAAAAATATGCCGAAGAATGGGCCCTTAGAAAGAAAAATAGCGAACGCAATAAGAATTGCATATCTAAGGATACCGCAGCAAGCATCATTTTTTTACTGCAAGCAATGAAGTATGCAAACGCACGCAGTGTTCGCGAAGGACTAAAACCATACTACAAGTTTTCAAAAGCATTCATTTCAGAATCTAAAATTTTATCAAAAGGTCATTTTGTCACCGGTTTTTATTCATTTCATGACCACGAAGATGTCTTCATCAAAGTCACTATTGATTCCTCTTCCGATGGATATAGACTACCTTATTATGACGAATGGATGATGTTTGCTCGAGGTGGTGACAAAAAAAACAAAGCTCCTTGGGGAGATTCTTCCGCAACATTTGAAGAAGCTTCCAAATACGCTCGATTCGACTCATGGGTGCAATTTGGCAAGTCAGAACCCGTAGGACAATTAAAACCCAATGGATATGGTCTATATGATATTTTCGGACTAGTATGGGAGCATGTTCTTTTCGAAAAAAAGAACCATTTCAGTTATCTAAAAAACCGTCCTTCCTGTTTGAAGGGCGGAGACAACCATATCAAAAAAAATCCTAATGATTATCCTTTTGATGAAGCCACTGACTGGAAAAATGCGAACTATGGTTTATACGAACCCAATTATAACGGAGGTTATCCAGGCGGTTTCCGTCTCATCCGCAACATCGGCAATAACGCCAAATGGAACGAAAATAAAACGGATGAATCAAATTCTGATAGTTCATCGCAAAAAGGTAAAGTGGAAATAGATAAGAGCGAAATTCTTGTCGAGTCTTTGCCTTTGATATTGGGAACCGATAGCAAACCGAAAGTTGATTCTGCTGTTGTACGTAAAGGCAAAGTTTTGCTTACGGGCTTGGTTTCTGTGACTTCCTCAAATATTGTATATGGGAATCTTCAAGAAAACGGAACGGTAGCTCCTGAAATTCCCGCGATTCCGCTTATCAATGCTATCCCAAACGATTGGATTCGTTCCTATTTTGCGAATAGCAATTTTGCGAGAGTTGCCAAGGTCTATGTGAAAAAAAGTCCCAAGACTAGAAAAAAGTCGCTGAAAGTTCGTTTGAACCTTTGGAAAGAAGACAAAACTCCATACGATTTTAAACCGGTGAATCTTGTGCTTTATAGAAATGGCGAGGAGAAAGGTTATTATATATATCAGACGATGACCAATTCAAAAGGAAAACCGTTGCTGTTCACGAAAAACGAAGACGATGCCGGAAATTATGAAGATGCTGTTATTTTATGTATAAAAGATAGTACGGATAGATTTTATTATGAACTTTTAAAATAG
- a CDS encoding GGDEF domain-containing protein produces MANPLYSVLSFTCALVLLIFMNQFKIVLDKSEKTDKDFSRLSNWVTFFCIQDGIWGIFSSGTILNPYYFFISSSISHAAAAILAYIWLSYILNFINIERDKAIPAKVLSILLVIFQIVLLVINYESRFIFDISNDGVYVARLGKNLLYYSQYFTFFVIGLFTAYRTTHATNAGDWRHYATGFLFILAPVLCGLLQKVYPLAPCNSIGSMLGCCTIYAFFISKISRNRDLSQKAVIISGLSADYDLVVYVNITKKFATYFQVSEKFAPLLWEGRNASSLQSFDNFMKRIYVPNEYCEFIENSTIEKCAEILQSAPYYTIPFLANIDEQIEHCRLKIASDKSNSEAFIIGITSVEQEYRLIETTQKLRKDLQQTQIIANQDPLTGIGSAAAFKTMSILIDKQIKAGRSIKFAVIECDVNNLKYINDNLGHDKGNEYLQNCCKVFSNVFSQNSIFRIGGDEFVIVLYDAQYEKRTELFKKLKLSITDNSKSPTQCVSFAAGMSEYNKETDKSINDVLKRADTLMYQDKIKMKQGR; encoded by the coding sequence ATGGCAAATCCACTTTATTCAGTTCTTTCGTTTACTTGCGCTCTGGTGCTGCTGATTTTCATGAATCAGTTCAAGATTGTATTGGACAAAAGCGAAAAAACAGACAAAGACTTTTCACGTCTTTCAAACTGGGTGACTTTTTTTTGCATCCAAGACGGAATTTGGGGCATTTTCAGCAGTGGAACAATCCTCAATCCTTACTACTTTTTCATTTCATCATCTATTTCCCATGCAGCCGCGGCCATACTGGCCTACATTTGGTTAAGTTACATCCTCAACTTTATCAACATCGAGCGCGACAAAGCAATCCCAGCCAAGGTACTTTCAATTCTGCTAGTCATTTTCCAGATCGTATTACTTGTCATAAATTACGAATCCAGATTTATTTTTGACATCTCGAACGATGGCGTTTACGTCGCCCGCTTAGGCAAGAATCTTCTCTACTACAGCCAATACTTCACGTTCTTCGTCATCGGGCTTTTTACAGCATACAGAACCACACACGCCACAAATGCCGGAGACTGGCGCCATTACGCTACAGGATTTTTATTTATTCTTGCGCCGGTCCTTTGTGGCCTGCTCCAAAAGGTGTACCCGCTAGCGCCCTGCAATTCCATCGGATCGATGCTCGGGTGCTGCACAATCTATGCGTTCTTCATCTCAAAGATTAGCAGAAACAGAGACCTTTCGCAAAAGGCGGTTATCATTTCAGGGCTTTCCGCCGATTACGACTTGGTCGTGTACGTAAACATCACCAAAAAGTTCGCAACATACTTTCAGGTCAGCGAAAAATTCGCTCCGCTCCTTTGGGAAGGCCGCAACGCCTCAAGCCTACAAAGTTTCGACAATTTCATGAAACGAATTTACGTGCCCAATGAATATTGTGAATTTATCGAAAACTCAACTATCGAAAAGTGCGCCGAGATTTTGCAATCCGCCCCTTACTATACGATTCCGTTTCTTGCCAATATAGACGAGCAAATCGAGCATTGCCGCTTAAAAATTGCAAGCGATAAAAGCAACTCAGAAGCGTTTATTATAGGAATCACCAGCGTAGAACAAGAATACCGCCTTATAGAAACGACTCAAAAGCTAAGGAAAGACCTACAGCAAACCCAAATCATAGCAAACCAAGATCCGCTCACAGGTATCGGGAGTGCTGCCGCGTTCAAGACTATGAGCATTCTTATAGACAAACAGATTAAAGCAGGGCGCAGCATCAAATTTGCAGTTATAGAATGCGACGTCAACAACCTGAAATACATCAACGACAACCTCGGGCACGACAAGGGGAATGAATATCTCCAAAACTGCTGCAAGGTTTTCAGTAACGTATTTAGCCAGAATTCAATATTCCGCATTGGCGGCGATGAATTTGTCATCGTCCTATATGATGCTCAATACGAAAAGCGTACTGAACTTTTCAAAAAGCTCAAGCTGTCGATAACCGACAATTCAAAATCACCAACGCAATGCGTTTCATTTGCAGCAGGAATGTCTGAATACAACAAAGAAACCGACAAGAGCATCAATGATGTTCTCAAGCGTGCCGACACGCTCATGTATCAAGACAAAATCAAGATGAAACAGGGGCGTTAA